One segment of Herbaspirillum hiltneri N3 DNA contains the following:
- a CDS encoding LysR family transcriptional regulator — translation MKHADHQVRLFLEICRCPTLSEAANLLGMSQSSLSRTLAGLEVEVGNQLFDRNGRGIKLTEAGIRLRDAARPAYDAIDDVVRQLRNEQGRTTGSIKVATIHTLSYYFMGNVVASFMSQRPAVNISVVGRSSPEVVDLVEAGKAEIGFVYDTAVATDAVDITPLFEETMVLVVQASSPLVNKASVDLAAQEIPLVAFPPHYALRRMLDRHGFTPKISAEVETVDAMLKLVSLTSACCVLPDRISAELLHDYGLVRVPLAGPALKRRIVAITRKGRAKTALVDFILDIALEHSK, via the coding sequence ATGAAACACGCCGATCATCAAGTCCGCCTCTTCCTCGAGATCTGCCGCTGCCCCACCCTCTCGGAAGCCGCCAATCTGCTCGGCATGAGCCAGTCCAGCCTGAGCCGCACGCTGGCCGGCCTGGAGGTCGAGGTCGGCAATCAGCTGTTCGACCGCAACGGTCGCGGCATCAAGCTGACCGAGGCCGGCATCCGCTTGCGCGACGCCGCGCGCCCCGCCTACGATGCCATCGACGATGTCGTCAGGCAGTTGCGCAACGAGCAAGGCCGGACCACGGGCAGCATCAAGGTCGCCACCATCCACACGCTGAGCTACTACTTCATGGGCAACGTGGTCGCCAGCTTCATGAGCCAGCGGCCGGCGGTGAATATTTCGGTGGTCGGCAGGAGCTCGCCGGAGGTGGTCGATCTGGTCGAGGCGGGCAAGGCCGAGATCGGCTTTGTCTACGACACGGCGGTCGCCACCGATGCGGTGGACATCACGCCGCTGTTTGAAGAGACGATGGTGCTGGTGGTGCAGGCCAGCTCGCCACTGGTGAACAAGGCGTCGGTCGATCTGGCGGCGCAAGAGATTCCGCTGGTGGCTTTCCCGCCGCATTACGCGTTGCGGCGCATGCTCGACCGCCACGGCTTTACGCCGAAGATCTCGGCGGAAGTCGAAACCGTCGACGCCATGCTCAAGCTGGTCTCGCTGACCTCGGCATGCTGCGTTCTGCCCGACCGCATCTCCGCGGAATTGCTGCACGACTACGGCCTGGTGCGCGTGCCGCTGGCCGGTCCCGCGCTGAAGCGGCGCATCGTCGCCATCACCAGGAAGGGGCGCGCGAAGACGGCGCTGGTCGACTTCATCCTCGATATTGCGCTGGAGCACAGCAAATAA
- a CDS encoding aldolase, which yields MELRSKEYFDQRATQEMQQHLGKSNRSLRETLAYAARILAMTGQEAGLAGQISARSERAGAYWTLRFGLGFDEATPEDFIEVDGDLNTLSGTGMANPATRFHLWVYKARPHCNSIIHTHSPYVSALAAARQPLVVSQMDMTPFHNDCAFLPDWPGVPIADQEGVIISEAMGRNRSIILASHGQLTTGDCVEEATYLAVYLERAARMQVRARVFGPTTPLPDHLAAEAHDYLLKPSIVKGTFDYWCRQDDASR from the coding sequence ATGGAACTGCGAAGCAAGGAGTATTTCGACCAGCGAGCCACGCAGGAAATGCAGCAGCATCTCGGCAAGAGCAATCGCTCGCTGCGCGAGACGCTCGCTTATGCGGCCCGCATCCTGGCGATGACGGGACAGGAAGCCGGTCTGGCGGGCCAGATCAGCGCCCGCTCCGAACGCGCCGGCGCTTACTGGACACTGCGTTTCGGCCTCGGTTTCGACGAAGCCACGCCGGAAGATTTCATCGAGGTCGACGGCGACCTCAACACCCTGTCCGGCACGGGCATGGCCAATCCCGCGACGCGCTTCCATCTCTGGGTGTACAAGGCGCGGCCGCACTGCAACAGCATCATCCACACTCACTCTCCCTACGTCTCGGCGCTGGCGGCGGCCAGGCAGCCGCTGGTGGTATCGCAGATGGACATGACGCCGTTCCACAACGACTGCGCCTTCCTGCCGGACTGGCCGGGCGTGCCGATCGCCGATCAGGAAGGCGTGATCATCTCCGAAGCGATGGGCCGCAACCGCTCGATCATCCTGGCCAGTCACGGCCAGCTGACCACCGGCGACTGCGTGGAGGAAGCCACCTATCTGGCGGTCTATCTGGAACGCGCGGCACGGATGCAGGTCCGCGCGCGCGTGTTCGGCCCGACCACGCCGCTGCCGGATCATCTCGCCGCCGAGGCGCACGACTACCTGCTGAAGCCGTCGATTGTCAAAGGCACCTTCGATTACTGGTGCCGCCAGGACGACGCTTCCCGCTGA
- a CDS encoding surface lipoprotein assembly modifier, producing the protein MSASLSRSSLHRAVPRALCLTLCFAAVIHPARAQSDADAGGRQAALREQNALELAFARRALAEKRPDLACALLRDTLPQDDTEAERMLLLGRCSSATHARAQAEQYYRRAVALAPGAAAPRIELAGLYLAMGRQADAATLLTEAAGASEGQARAMLDQLSAQLRPNDPVSASLGSRDKPWALQLYMGMTWDDNTNAGPVSRSVPAVIGGIPVTFDLVEEAMPRKSAGAALGLNGSYAVRLDERFSLLFQAAWFGTGYFDRQDYNNDSTTLASALVYSDKAWSASLQPNVRYSRLDGRLQETSPGLVSRVAHALNDTVSLTAIGGYAKRVVHTDSSRDADTWQGGMGAIAQLTPNLQVGGEYLWQREQARAAVYSRRLSGPSVYLQYRVHPDVLLGANLSYTDVRYDQAMALFDQPRIDRQVIGSLSALWDVSRYAGRNMVIRAQYTHIDNPSNIGYGYFRRNMANLGVQMQF; encoded by the coding sequence ATGAGCGCATCTCTTTCCCGGTCGTCCCTACATCGCGCCGTGCCGCGCGCGTTGTGTCTGACTCTGTGCTTTGCAGCGGTCATCCATCCCGCCCGTGCCCAGAGCGATGCCGATGCCGGCGGGCGGCAAGCGGCGCTGCGCGAACAGAATGCGCTGGAGCTGGCGTTCGCGCGTCGCGCCCTCGCCGAAAAACGTCCCGACCTGGCCTGCGCGCTGCTGCGCGACACGCTGCCGCAGGACGATACCGAAGCCGAACGCATGCTGCTGCTGGGACGCTGTTCCAGCGCCACGCATGCGCGCGCGCAGGCCGAGCAATACTATCGCCGCGCCGTTGCGCTGGCTCCCGGCGCTGCGGCGCCCAGGATCGAGCTGGCCGGGCTGTATCTGGCCATGGGACGCCAGGCGGATGCTGCGACCTTGCTGACCGAGGCCGCCGGCGCCAGCGAAGGCCAGGCGCGCGCGATGCTGGATCAGCTGTCGGCGCAATTGCGCCCCAACGATCCGGTCTCGGCCAGCCTGGGTTCCAGGGACAAGCCATGGGCGTTGCAGTTGTACATGGGCATGACCTGGGACGACAACACCAATGCCGGTCCGGTCTCGCGCAGCGTGCCGGCCGTCATTGGCGGGATTCCGGTCACTTTCGACCTGGTGGAAGAGGCCATGCCGCGCAAATCGGCAGGCGCCGCCCTGGGACTCAACGGCAGCTACGCGGTACGGTTGGATGAGCGTTTCTCGCTGCTGTTCCAGGCGGCATGGTTCGGCACCGGTTACTTCGATCGGCAGGACTACAACAACGACAGCACCACGCTGGCGAGCGCGCTGGTCTATAGCGACAAGGCCTGGTCCGCCAGTCTGCAGCCCAACGTGCGCTACTCGCGTCTCGACGGGCGCTTGCAGGAAACGTCGCCGGGCCTGGTGAGCCGTGTTGCGCACGCACTCAACGACACGGTCTCGCTGACCGCCATCGGCGGCTATGCCAAACGCGTCGTCCACACCGACAGCAGCCGCGATGCCGATACCTGGCAGGGCGGCATGGGCGCGATCGCGCAACTGACGCCCAATCTGCAAGTCGGCGGCGAATATCTGTGGCAGCGCGAGCAGGCCCGCGCCGCGGTGTATTCACGCCGCCTGTCCGGTCCCAGCGTCTACCTGCAATATCGCGTTCATCCCGATGTGCTGCTCGGCGCCAATCTGAGCTACACCGATGTGCGCTACGACCAGGCGATGGCCTTGTTCGACCAGCCGCGCATTGATCGCCAGGTGATCGGTTCGCTTTCGGCGCTGTGGGACGTCAGCCGCTACGCCGGACGCAACATGGTGATCCGTGCGCAGTACACGCACATCGACAATCCTTCCAACATCGGCTACGGCTACTTCCGCCGCAACATGGCCAATCTGGGCGTGCAGATGCAGTTCTGA
- a CDS encoding transferrin-binding protein-like solute binding protein, whose product MPTTRQPHVRGLRHSGSALRIPAMIRLSLGLPLMALATAAPAQVPAGASPVNMEGMELTSIFSLIQQQRAELQNADPGQQTKQGQQQREKEALQFKETLERLQQKIKQQERTKQEQQTAQEQAGQQLAKREQQEQQGQPGQQKTTKESQQTVQQEQELKETLKQPQQQVKAQEQTKQEQTKQAQQTSQTSQTPQTPQTPQTQQAQQTKQDLQQEAKQEIRQELRTASQSSLTPEIAPPAPRRQQLLALLGDGETSHAAPATPGEVAAHLALGQGSAAAAVGISAGGIATAPAGVAAALQAAMLAGAVASSSDTNTALLQQRQEQAAANAAQQQSFAYVTANMVTPLASFPTSMQATYTGPVGGTLNSGASVSGTFQATVDFATIKSGAPVVPGSITFANGQGSTTFTLSLLGGYLGGSMSGTYGGQAVTGFVMNGRFYGPTGERLAGSWSMQNGGGSLTGTGSYKAQR is encoded by the coding sequence ATGCCAACCACTCGTCAGCCGCACGTCCGGGGGCTTCGTCACAGCGGATCCGCACTGCGTATTCCTGCAATGATCCGCCTGTCGCTGGGTTTGCCGTTGATGGCGCTGGCGACCGCAGCGCCGGCGCAGGTTCCGGCAGGAGCATCGCCGGTGAACATGGAAGGGATGGAGCTGACGTCGATTTTTTCGCTGATCCAGCAGCAGCGCGCAGAACTCCAGAATGCCGATCCCGGTCAGCAAACGAAGCAAGGGCAACAGCAACGGGAGAAGGAAGCTCTGCAGTTCAAGGAAACCCTGGAACGGCTGCAGCAAAAGATAAAACAGCAAGAACGAACGAAGCAGGAACAGCAAACGGCGCAGGAGCAGGCCGGGCAGCAACTGGCGAAACGAGAGCAGCAGGAGCAGCAGGGGCAGCCCGGGCAGCAAAAGACAACGAAGGAATCGCAGCAGACGGTGCAACAGGAGCAGGAGCTCAAGGAAACACTGAAACAACCGCAACAACAGGTGAAGGCGCAGGAGCAGACGAAACAAGAGCAGACAAAGCAGGCGCAACAGACATCCCAAACATCCCAAACGCCGCAAACGCCGCAAACGCCGCAAACGCAACAGGCTCAACAGACAAAACAAGACCTGCAGCAAGAAGCGAAACAAGAAATAAGACAAGAGCTGCGGACCGCATCGCAATCGTCGCTCACGCCTGAAATCGCACCCCCGGCGCCACGCCGGCAGCAGCTGCTTGCCTTGCTCGGCGATGGCGAAACATCCCACGCCGCACCGGCGACGCCCGGCGAGGTCGCGGCGCATCTGGCTTTGGGCCAAGGCAGCGCCGCTGCTGCCGTGGGGATCAGCGCGGGAGGCATTGCCACCGCACCGGCGGGAGTAGCGGCGGCATTGCAGGCGGCCATGCTCGCCGGCGCCGTAGCGAGCAGCAGCGACACCAATACCGCATTGCTGCAACAGCGGCAGGAGCAGGCCGCCGCGAACGCAGCCCAACAACAGTCGTTCGCTTATGTCACGGCCAACATGGTCACGCCGCTGGCGAGCTTTCCGACGTCCATGCAAGCCACCTATACCGGTCCGGTCGGCGGTACGCTCAACTCGGGCGCGAGCGTGAGCGGCACCTTCCAGGCCACGGTCGATTTCGCGACGATCAAGAGCGGCGCTCCGGTTGTCCCGGGGAGCATTACTTTCGCCAACGGCCAGGGCAGCACGACCTTTACGCTATCGCTGCTGGGCGGCTACCTCGGCGGCTCGATGTCGGGCACGTATGGGGGGCAAGCGGTGACCGGATTCGTGATGAACGGCCGCTTTTACGGCCCGACGGGCGAACGACTGGCCGGCAGCTGGTCCATGCAGAACGGCGGCGGCTCATTGACCGGAACAGGTTCGTACAAGGCGCAGCGCTGA
- a CDS encoding cupin domain-containing protein, which yields MNQKADKSFDERLSGRLSPTVGGSTYVRPQEMDWKPSQFEGVEIKVLYEDKEAGEMTCLLRWQPGTTLPMHRHADLEQSYVLAGSFSDHDGIAHAGEYVWRKKDSLHETHSAEGCIILAIYRKPNIFRNSAGFDPATRKQIKTQRAPVTKQEK from the coding sequence ATGAACCAGAAAGCCGACAAGTCCTTTGACGAACGCCTGAGCGGACGGCTGTCGCCCACCGTGGGCGGTTCGACCTATGTCCGTCCGCAGGAAATGGACTGGAAGCCGTCGCAATTCGAGGGCGTTGAAATCAAGGTGCTCTACGAAGACAAGGAAGCCGGTGAAATGACCTGCCTGCTGCGCTGGCAGCCGGGCACCACCTTGCCGATGCACAGGCATGCCGACCTGGAGCAAAGCTATGTGCTGGCGGGATCGTTTTCCGACCACGACGGCATCGCCCACGCCGGCGAATACGTCTGGCGCAAAAAGGATTCGCTGCACGAGACCCACAGCGCCGAGGGCTGCATCATCCTGGCGATCTATCGCAAACCCAACATCTTCAGGAATAGCGCAGGTTTCGACCCGGCTACCCGCAAGCAGATAAAGACGCAACGCGCCCCCGTGACGAAACAGGAAAAATAG
- a CDS encoding Ig-like domain-containing protein, translating to MLPFLLAGTITGAVASGQQIQLHFDTCSSSRWNGILTNPANGSIVAATPATGDTNTYITYSNNGNGQLSDTFTAKDENDNTITFNITVGAATSPPVAGPASLAVTYNSTLNPVTLSLSGGATASVAVSSPPSHGATLISGTTIRYTPAIGYNGPDSFAYTATNAGGTSAPATVSVTMTAPTITVSPSGAALSATTVSAFNQSFSAGGGSGPYIYSQTGTLPAGLSFNAGTATLSGTPTEAGTFSFTVTAADSSTGTAATGSRTYTLTVTGPTISVSIGAATLQRGVPATLQASASGGSPAYTYTVIGGALPTGLNLTAATGAITGTPSAAGAYSFTLRATDVNGFSGTQGFAGNVGAGAPIATASSVTVAYNSGAGSYTIAASLSGGAATSLTVTTGATHGSVAVLSTSSFSYTPTIGYAGADSFSYTATNAVGTSSPATISVTVGVPTVSITPSATWNATVGTAYSQTLIWSGGSAPYSAVSVTGLPTGLAYTTSATGASITGAPTQSGSFSVTASANDSTTPTPVTKSQVFTLTVGEAVPVAAADNATTNANQAVTIPVTLNDTGSITSVVVAGNPAHGTAVVNGLSIVYTPATNYFGSDSFTYLATGPGGTSPAATVTVTVAALAAPASPPQSASVRPGQSVTLHAGAAAANGPITAVTIVGAPTSGNAVVGGTDIVYTAAAGFSGNVQFTYTLSNVFGASAPVTATISVGAVPVAVNQSISGAAGATVSVDLTTGATGGPFTAATLGAINPAAAGTAAIASAGGAPLRLSFTPAAAFTGIATVSYTLTNASGTSAAATVNITVAARTNAANDVQVKGLVAAHSQSASRFATAQLGNFSRRLESLHGTGWAQSSFGLGFAQPAAPVKPLLAQWNEDEIDRVVGSPLQAGMRKVGWPLLSQAGKPAAKSAAAAADGNGLAALPELPAKPEQTRQELSLWIAGTVDFGQRNANGQQEGFRFTTNGVSMGADYRLSDQITIGAGTGYSRDRSDIGENGSKSIGQSVVATVYGSLRPTPNIFIDGMFGYGALNFDSTRYVTDDGSFATGQRGGKQLFVALSSGYEFRGDSWMWSPYGKVDLTSTTLAQYTEAAAGNNALTYFKQRVRTSSGTFGLRTEGRYLSRFGMWTPRARLEYRRQFSGAGEAGISYADLASSGPAYVIRSDDSFTGNWTAGLGMRLLMASGASLIVDYSSNLNVGQGRYSSILLGVNVPLR from the coding sequence ATGCTGCCGTTTCTCCTTGCGGGGACAATCACAGGCGCAGTCGCCTCCGGCCAGCAAATTCAGCTTCACTTTGACACTTGTTCGTCCAGCCGATGGAACGGCATTCTGACGAATCCCGCAAATGGCAGCATCGTCGCAGCAACTCCTGCGACGGGCGACACCAATACCTACATTACCTACTCCAACAACGGCAACGGCCAACTTTCGGATACGTTCACCGCCAAGGACGAAAACGACAACACCATTACCTTCAATATCACCGTGGGTGCAGCGACTTCGCCGCCGGTGGCAGGCCCGGCCAGTCTGGCGGTGACATACAACAGCACGCTCAACCCGGTGACGCTGTCGCTCAGCGGCGGCGCGACGGCATCCGTGGCGGTCTCCAGCCCACCGTCGCACGGCGCGACCCTCATCAGCGGCACCACCATCAGGTACACCCCGGCCATCGGCTACAACGGCCCGGATTCGTTCGCCTACACCGCCACCAATGCAGGCGGAACCTCGGCACCGGCAACCGTGAGCGTGACGATGACGGCGCCGACGATTACTGTGTCGCCAAGCGGCGCCGCACTCAGTGCGACGACGGTATCGGCATTCAACCAGTCGTTCAGCGCCGGCGGCGGCAGCGGTCCTTATATCTACAGCCAGACCGGCACCTTGCCCGCCGGCCTGAGCTTCAATGCCGGTACGGCAACGCTGTCGGGAACGCCGACCGAGGCCGGAACCTTTTCCTTTACGGTCACCGCTGCTGACAGCTCCACCGGTACCGCTGCCACCGGTTCGCGCACTTACACGCTGACCGTGACGGGGCCGACGATCAGTGTGTCGATCGGCGCGGCCACGCTCCAGCGCGGCGTACCTGCCACTCTGCAGGCGAGCGCCAGCGGTGGCAGCCCCGCGTACACCTATACCGTCATCGGCGGTGCGTTGCCGACCGGCCTGAATCTGACAGCAGCCACCGGCGCCATCACCGGCACGCCTTCTGCGGCCGGCGCGTATTCCTTTACGCTCAGAGCAACTGACGTCAATGGCTTCAGCGGAACACAAGGCTTCGCCGGCAACGTCGGTGCGGGCGCGCCGATTGCCACTGCGTCCAGCGTCACGGTCGCTTATAACAGCGGCGCCGGCAGCTACACGATTGCCGCATCGCTGAGCGGCGGGGCCGCCACTTCGCTGACTGTCACCACCGGTGCGACGCATGGCTCGGTCGCGGTGCTCAGCACCTCATCGTTCAGCTATACACCGACCATCGGCTATGCCGGAGCGGATTCGTTCTCTTACACGGCGACCAACGCGGTCGGCACATCGTCACCGGCGACCATCTCTGTCACGGTCGGTGTACCGACTGTCAGCATCACGCCATCCGCGACATGGAACGCCACGGTAGGTACCGCCTATAGTCAGACGCTGATCTGGAGCGGCGGCAGTGCGCCGTACAGCGCGGTCAGCGTGACGGGCCTGCCGACCGGTCTTGCCTACACCACAAGCGCCACCGGCGCGTCCATCACCGGTGCGCCGACGCAGAGCGGCAGCTTCTCGGTCACGGCATCCGCCAACGACAGCACCACGCCGACGCCGGTGACCAAATCGCAGGTGTTCACGCTGACGGTCGGCGAGGCCGTTCCCGTGGCCGCAGCCGACAACGCCACCACGAATGCCAATCAGGCGGTGACGATTCCGGTCACCCTCAATGACACTGGCTCCATCACCAGCGTTGTCGTGGCAGGCAACCCCGCACACGGTACCGCCGTCGTCAACGGCTTGAGCATTGTCTATACGCCCGCCACCAATTATTTCGGCAGCGACAGCTTCACCTATCTGGCGACCGGACCAGGCGGCACTTCGCCGGCGGCCACGGTCACCGTCACGGTAGCTGCGCTGGCGGCGCCTGCCTCGCCGCCGCAAAGCGCCAGCGTGCGGCCCGGCCAGTCGGTGACGCTGCATGCCGGCGCTGCTGCCGCCAACGGTCCGATTACGGCGGTGACGATTGTCGGCGCACCAACTTCCGGCAACGCCGTGGTCGGTGGCACCGACATCGTCTATACCGCTGCCGCCGGCTTCAGCGGCAACGTGCAATTCACTTACACGCTGTCGAACGTCTTCGGCGCCTCGGCCCCGGTGACGGCCACGATCAGCGTCGGCGCGGTGCCGGTAGCCGTCAACCAGAGCATCTCCGGCGCGGCCGGCGCCACGGTGTCGGTCGATCTGACCACGGGTGCCACCGGTGGTCCCTTCACTGCGGCGACGCTCGGTGCAATCAATCCTGCGGCAGCCGGCACCGCTGCCATCGCCAGTGCCGGGGGTGCACCCCTCCGCTTGAGCTTCACACCCGCAGCGGCGTTTACCGGCATCGCCACGGTGAGCTATACGCTGACCAATGCGTCCGGTACGTCGGCTGCCGCGACCGTGAACATCACCGTCGCCGCGCGCACCAATGCTGCCAACGATGTTCAGGTCAAAGGTCTGGTCGCCGCGCACAGCCAGAGCGCGAGTCGCTTCGCGACGGCGCAGCTGGGCAACTTCAGTCGCCGCCTGGAAAGCCTGCACGGCACCGGCTGGGCGCAGTCCAGTTTTGGCCTCGGGTTTGCCCAGCCGGCCGCGCCGGTCAAGCCGCTGCTGGCGCAATGGAATGAGGATGAAATCGATCGCGTGGTCGGTTCGCCACTGCAGGCCGGCATGCGCAAAGTCGGCTGGCCGTTGCTGAGCCAGGCCGGCAAGCCTGCGGCCAAATCAGCTGCGGCTGCGGCAGATGGCAATGGCCTGGCTGCATTGCCGGAACTGCCGGCCAAGCCTGAGCAGACCAGACAAGAACTGTCGCTATGGATCGCCGGCACGGTCGACTTCGGTCAGCGCAACGCCAACGGCCAGCAGGAAGGTTTCCGCTTCACCACCAACGGTGTCAGCATGGGCGCCGACTATCGCCTCAGCGATCAGATCACCATCGGTGCTGGTACCGGTTACAGCCGCGACCGCAGCGATATCGGTGAAAACGGCAGCAAAAGCATCGGCCAGAGCGTAGTCGCCACCGTCTATGGCAGCTTGCGACCAACGCCGAACATTTTCATCGACGGCATGTTCGGTTACGGCGCACTCAACTTCGACTCGACCCGCTATGTGACCGATGACGGCAGCTTCGCCACCGGTCAACGCGGCGGCAAGCAACTGTTCGTGGCGCTGTCGAGCGGCTATGAGTTCCGCGGCGACAGCTGGATGTGGTCACCGTACGGCAAGGTCGATCTGACGTCCACCACGCTGGCGCAATATACCGAAGCCGCCGCCGGCAACAATGCACTGACCTATTTCAAACAACGCGTGCGCACCAGCAGCGGTACTTTCGGCCTGCGTACCGAAGGCCGGTACTTGAGCCGTTTCGGTATGTGGACGCCGCGCGCCAGGCTTGAATACCGCCGCCAGTTCTCCGGCGCCGGCGAAGCAGGAATTTCGTATGCAGACCTGGCCTCGTCAGGCCCGGCCTACGTGATCCGCTCGGACGACAGTTTCACCGGCAACTGGACAGCCGGCTTAGGCATGCGATTGCTGATGGCCAGCGGCGCGTCGCTGATCGTCGACTACAGCAGCAATCTCAATGTCGGGCAGGGGCGGTATTCGTCGATCCTGCTCGGGGTTAATGTGCCGTTGCGCTAA
- a CDS encoding cupin-like domain-containing protein → MNKIPTDRQGSPAPSRSARLLPPRPDTPLSPEAALARKQAREQKDAQVRGVASIADMREAIRHASRGLPPLSEVPRVGVLDAVAFNAQAAKGLPFIITDLVEKWPLCALTPQDLREDFGELQVRARVGDYVNTAFATDRAMQDMPLREYLDLVADADADPGLPPYVGNLEMRALNRLCHWPAYFRKMGPPRFWLGPARTVTPLHCDYDDNIFAQIRGAKRIFLAPPHHDEFLYPREANAILFGSPFDPEAPDFDRFPLARQAALTECIVQAGELLYVPAGWYHQVRALTFSLSANRWARAQPLVLSGAAPA, encoded by the coding sequence ATGAACAAGATACCGACCGACAGGCAAGGGTCGCCGGCCCCCTCCCGATCAGCCCGACTGCTGCCGCCACGGCCGGACACACCTCTGTCGCCGGAAGCTGCGCTCGCCAGAAAACAGGCCCGCGAACAGAAAGACGCCCAGGTGCGCGGGGTCGCCTCGATCGCGGACATGCGCGAGGCCATCCGGCACGCGAGCCGCGGCCTGCCTCCCCTCTCCGAAGTACCGCGCGTCGGCGTCCTCGACGCCGTTGCATTCAATGCGCAGGCAGCGAAAGGCCTGCCGTTCATCATTACCGATCTGGTCGAAAAATGGCCGCTGTGCGCACTGACGCCGCAAGACCTGCGCGAAGATTTCGGCGAGCTGCAGGTGCGCGCGCGGGTCGGCGATTACGTCAACACCGCGTTCGCCACCGACCGCGCGATGCAGGACATGCCGCTGCGGGAATATCTCGATCTGGTGGCCGACGCCGATGCGGATCCCGGCTTGCCGCCGTACGTGGGCAATCTGGAAATGCGGGCGCTGAACAGGCTGTGTCACTGGCCGGCCTATTTCAGGAAGATGGGGCCGCCGCGTTTCTGGCTCGGTCCTGCACGCACGGTGACCCCGTTGCATTGCGACTACGACGACAACATCTTTGCGCAGATCCGCGGCGCCAAGCGCATCTTTCTGGCGCCACCGCATCACGATGAATTCCTCTATCCGCGCGAGGCCAACGCTATCCTGTTCGGCTCGCCCTTCGATCCCGAAGCGCCGGATTTCGACAGGTTCCCACTGGCGCGCCAGGCGGCGCTGACCGAATGCATCGTGCAAGCGGGCGAATTGCTGTATGTGCCGGCGGGCTGGTACCACCAGGTGCGCGCGCTGACGTTTTCGCTGTCGGCCAATCGCTGGGCCAGGGCGCAGCCGCTGGTGTTGAGCGGCGCCGCCCCGGCGTGA
- a CDS encoding MFS transporter, translated as MQGNAELDARSVPHEEKKSRQHVIAGIASMLGTTIEWYDFFIYGTAAALIFNKLFFPAFDPLTGTLASFATYTVGFLARPLGGIVFGHFGDKIGRKSMLLITLLMMGIPTIIIGLIPTYEQIGYWAAVILVIMRIIQGLAVGGEWGGAVLMAVEHAPKGKKGFFGSLPQTGVAPGLILSSLAMAAVARLPEADMLGWAWRIPFVASVALLIVGWFIRIKVAESPDFENMKKHGQEVKLPVVYVLKHHWKSLLTVCGARLAEVTWFYTVATFALSYGTLQLGLTKGLMLNAIIVGALVALFFMPMTGILGDRFGHRKIFALGAIGICLFGFVFFRLLASGTEAYIYLAMVIAIGVIYSLLYGPEGNLFSVQFPPHVRYSGISLAVQVSGAIGGGLAPLVATWLLKINHGNPLLLATWLTCLGVIAVASVSLMKAND; from the coding sequence ATGCAAGGAAATGCAGAACTGGACGCGCGCAGCGTCCCGCACGAGGAAAAGAAAAGCCGCCAGCACGTGATCGCCGGCATCGCCAGCATGCTGGGCACCACCATCGAATGGTATGACTTCTTCATCTACGGCACCGCCGCCGCATTGATTTTCAACAAGCTGTTCTTCCCGGCCTTCGACCCGCTGACGGGCACGCTGGCGTCCTTCGCCACGTACACCGTCGGTTTCCTGGCGCGGCCGCTGGGCGGCATCGTGTTCGGCCACTTCGGCGACAAGATCGGACGCAAGTCGATGCTGCTGATCACGTTGCTGATGATGGGGATCCCGACCATCATCATCGGCCTGATTCCGACCTACGAGCAGATCGGCTACTGGGCGGCGGTGATCCTGGTGATCATGCGCATCATCCAGGGCCTGGCGGTCGGCGGCGAATGGGGCGGCGCGGTGCTGATGGCGGTCGAGCATGCACCGAAAGGCAAGAAGGGATTCTTCGGCAGCCTGCCGCAAACCGGCGTGGCGCCGGGCCTGATCCTGTCATCGCTGGCGATGGCCGCCGTGGCGCGCCTGCCCGAGGCGGACATGCTGGGCTGGGCGTGGCGCATTCCGTTCGTCGCCAGCGTGGCCTTGCTGATCGTCGGCTGGTTCATCCGCATCAAGGTGGCCGAATCGCCCGACTTCGAGAACATGAAGAAGCACGGCCAGGAAGTGAAGCTGCCGGTCGTCTACGTCCTGAAGCATCACTGGAAAAGCCTGCTCACGGTCTGCGGCGCGCGCCTGGCGGAAGTCACCTGGTTCTACACCGTCGCCACCTTTGCGCTGTCCTACGGCACCCTGCAGCTGGGACTGACCAAGGGCCTGATGCTCAACGCCATCATCGTCGGCGCACTGGTTGCACTGTTCTTCATGCCGATGACCGGAATACTGGGCGACCGGTTCGGGCACCGCAAGATATTTGCGCTCGGCGCCATCGGCATCTGCCTGTTCGGCTTCGTGTTCTTCAGGCTGCTGGCATCCGGCACCGAGGCCTACATCTATCTGGCGATGGTGATTGCGATCGGCGTGATCTACTCGCTGCTCTACGGTCCGGAGGGCAATCTGTTCTCGGTGCAGTTCCCGCCGCACGTGCGCTACAGCGGCATCTCGCTGGCGGTGCAGGTCTCCGGCGCCATCGGCGGCGGGCTGGCGCCGCTGGTCGCGACCTGGCTGCTCAAGATCAACCACGGCAATCCGCTGCTGCTGGCGACCTGGCTGACCTGCCTCGGCGTCATTGCCGTTGCCAGCGTGTCACTGATGAAGGCGAACGACTGA